A single region of the Chitinophaga niabensis genome encodes:
- the proC gene encoding pyrroline-5-carboxylate reductase produces the protein MSGKKIAIIGGGNLGSAIAKGLLKSGFSKAAEITVTKRNTATLKDLKDQGVQVESDNAKAISQADVVVVALKPYNVKEVLSELRASFDAKKQILISVVTGVFLDDLEKITLPGLPIFRAMPNTAIAIQESITCICGRNASEEQHQYVQKMFDQLGVSVNIDEKLMDAATVLGACGIAYALRFIRASIQGGIEIGFDARTANLIVAQTVKGAAELLIKEKRHPEEEIDKVTTPKGCTIAGLNEMEHQGFSSSLIKGITASMDKIIKG, from the coding sequence ATGTCCGGTAAAAAGATAGCCATAATTGGCGGCGGCAACCTCGGTTCCGCAATAGCAAAGGGCCTCCTGAAGAGTGGTTTTTCCAAAGCTGCAGAGATCACTGTTACCAAGCGTAACACAGCTACCCTTAAGGACCTGAAAGACCAGGGGGTACAGGTAGAATCAGACAATGCCAAAGCCATCAGCCAGGCAGATGTGGTAGTGGTTGCCCTTAAACCGTACAACGTAAAAGAAGTGCTGAGTGAGCTGCGTGCCTCTTTCGATGCAAAAAAACAGATCCTTATCAGCGTGGTAACAGGTGTGTTCCTGGACGATCTTGAAAAGATCACGCTTCCCGGCCTGCCTATTTTCCGCGCTATGCCCAATACTGCCATTGCCATCCAGGAGTCCATCACCTGCATCTGCGGCCGCAATGCCTCAGAAGAACAGCACCAGTATGTGCAGAAGATGTTTGACCAGTTAGGGGTATCCGTAAATATAGACGAGAAGCTGATGGATGCAGCCACAGTTTTAGGGGCCTGCGGTATTGCTTATGCATTACGTTTCATCAGGGCCAGTATCCAGGGAGGTATTGAAATAGGGTTCGATGCCCGTACAGCTAACCTGATCGTTGCGCAAACGGTGAAGGGTGCGGCGGAATTACTGATCAAAGAAAAACGCCATCCTGAAGAAGAGATAGATAAGGTGACCACGCCTAAGGGATGCACCATTGCAGGTTTAAATGAAATGGAACACCAGGGCTTCAGTTCTTCCCTGATCAAAGGGATCACCGCCTCCATGGATAAGATCATTAAAGGTTAA
- a CDS encoding HNH endonuclease signature motif containing protein, whose product MATIKNLKNEVWKDLQIKNKSALRKRYAVSNMGRVISYRESMDDGKLLNGSTVEGYTVLNIKPADTYQSLYLHREVARLFAKKESPKQKFVIHLDFDKKNNKISNLRWATKEEMEKHQQKSPAKIAYKEMQRNRQKGLKLNVTKVKSIKRLLEKPGKKTMKQIAEQFDISEMQLYRIKSGENWSHVTLP is encoded by the coding sequence ATGGCCACGATCAAAAATCTGAAAAACGAAGTCTGGAAAGACTTGCAGATCAAAAACAAATCTGCCCTGCGCAAAAGATACGCAGTGTCCAACATGGGTAGAGTGATCAGTTACCGGGAAAGCATGGACGATGGAAAGTTGTTGAATGGCTCTACCGTTGAGGGTTACACCGTACTCAACATTAAACCTGCAGACACTTATCAATCTCTCTATCTCCACCGCGAAGTTGCCCGGCTGTTTGCAAAGAAAGAAAGCCCCAAACAAAAATTTGTTATCCATCTCGATTTCGACAAGAAGAACAACAAGATCTCCAACCTCCGCTGGGCCACTAAAGAAGAGATGGAAAAACACCAGCAGAAAAGTCCCGCCAAAATTGCTTACAAAGAAATGCAGCGTAACCGTCAGAAGGGGCTGAAGCTGAATGTAACTAAAGTAAAAAGTATTAAACGCCTGCTGGAGAAGCCCGGCAAGAAAACCATGAAGCAGATCGCGGAACAGTTTGATATCAGCGAAATGCAGTTATATCGTATTAAGAGTGGCGAAAACTGGAGCCATGTTACTTTGCCCTGA
- the dusB gene encoding tRNA dihydrouridine synthase DusB: MVKIGDIELGEFPLLLAPMEDVSDPPFRAVCKINGADLMYSEFISSEGLIRDAIKSRQKLDIFDYERPVGIQIFGGDEEPMAMAAQIVEAANPDLLDINFGCPVKKVTCKGAGAGILKDIPKMVKLTAAVVKATRLPVTVKTRLGWDDDTKNIEEVAERLQDVGIKALTIHGRTRTQMYKGHADWTLIGKVKNNPRINIPIFGNGDICTPEQAKAARERFGVDGVMIGRAAIGYPWIFNEIKHFLKTGTHLPPPTVAERVKVCKQHLRHSISWKGDVVGILEMRRHYTNYLKGLPHIKEFRSQLVTCNTASTIEEVLDAVALQYKDHIFERTMPPMNEPVDVPIHPNMELACGFPD; the protein is encoded by the coding sequence ATGGTGAAAATAGGAGATATTGAATTAGGTGAATTCCCGTTATTACTGGCGCCCATGGAAGATGTAAGCGACCCCCCTTTTCGTGCAGTATGTAAAATAAACGGGGCTGATCTGATGTATTCGGAGTTCATTTCTTCGGAGGGCCTTATCCGTGACGCTATTAAAAGCAGGCAGAAATTAGACATCTTTGATTACGAACGCCCGGTGGGCATTCAGATCTTTGGCGGGGATGAAGAACCCATGGCCATGGCGGCCCAGATCGTGGAAGCGGCCAATCCGGACCTGCTGGACATCAACTTCGGCTGCCCCGTAAAGAAAGTGACTTGTAAAGGCGCCGGCGCCGGCATCCTGAAAGATATTCCCAAGATGGTAAAACTTACGGCAGCCGTGGTAAAAGCTACCCGCCTGCCCGTTACTGTTAAGACCCGCCTGGGTTGGGACGATGATACCAAAAACATCGAGGAAGTGGCAGAACGCCTGCAGGATGTTGGGATTAAAGCACTTACCATCCATGGCCGTACCCGCACACAAATGTATAAGGGTCATGCGGACTGGACCCTGATCGGTAAAGTGAAGAACAACCCCCGGATCAATATTCCCATTTTCGGGAATGGCGATATCTGTACGCCGGAACAGGCAAAGGCCGCCAGGGAAAGGTTTGGCGTGGATGGCGTGATGATAGGCCGTGCGGCTATCGGTTATCCCTGGATCTTTAATGAGATCAAACATTTCCTGAAAACCGGCACACATCTGCCGCCACCGACTGTGGCTGAACGTGTTAAGGTCTGCAAACAACACCTCCGCCATTCTATCAGCTGGAAGGGAGATGTGGTGGGTATACTGGAAATGCGCAGGCATTACACGAATTACTTAAAAGGCTTACCCCATATCAAAGAATTCCGGTCACAATTAGTAACTTGCAATACAGCGTCAACCATAGAAGAAGTACTGGATGCTGTAGCATTACAGTATAAAGATCATATATTTGAGAGGACAATGCCCCCAATGAACGAACCAGTGGACGTACCAATTCATCCTAATATGGAGTTAGCGTGTGGTTTCCCAGATTAA
- a CDS encoding CPBP family intramembrane glutamic endopeptidase — protein MQLATIFGIWIGFVLITQLGMVTFFPAISGGYTIGDYKDPAAWNSANFIFAMKVFQMLYSVVGFLVPGLLFAYLTHPEPATYLGIRQKPKLVQLLLALLIIFCSLPLVGALSEWNTSWPIPQSLRDLEESLAEQTKRLLDMPDIGAMFLNLFMLALLPAIAEEVLFRGVVQRILTQMVKNGWVAAIITGIIFSVIHFQFLGFMPRFLLGFLMGAIYFVTGNLWLPIAGHFLNNGLQVVLVYLYQIKLISYDATKDEHVPLYFVFISIAVTGILLWQLQQRAKASGQTFALPPEPEEEENDNESIFKD, from the coding sequence ATGCAATTGGCCACTATTTTCGGCATCTGGATAGGTTTTGTACTGATCACGCAACTGGGTATGGTTACCTTCTTCCCAGCTATCAGTGGCGGCTACACGATTGGGGATTATAAAGATCCCGCAGCCTGGAACAGCGCCAATTTCATCTTTGCCATGAAGGTCTTTCAGATGCTCTATTCTGTTGTGGGCTTCCTGGTGCCGGGTTTGCTCTTTGCCTACCTTACACATCCGGAGCCAGCCACCTACCTGGGTATCAGGCAAAAACCCAAGCTGGTCCAATTGCTGTTAGCCCTACTGATCATCTTTTGCTCCCTTCCCCTGGTAGGTGCATTGAGTGAATGGAATACCTCCTGGCCTATTCCACAAAGCCTGCGGGACCTGGAAGAAAGCCTGGCTGAACAAACAAAACGTTTGCTGGACATGCCGGACATCGGCGCCATGTTCCTGAACCTCTTTATGCTGGCCTTATTACCCGCTATCGCAGAAGAAGTACTGTTCAGGGGAGTGGTACAAAGGATCCTGACCCAAATGGTAAAGAACGGCTGGGTGGCTGCTATCATCACCGGCATCATCTTTAGCGTGATCCATTTCCAGTTCCTCGGATTTATGCCACGATTTTTGCTGGGTTTCCTGATGGGGGCTATATACTTTGTAACCGGCAACCTCTGGTTACCCATCGCAGGTCACTTTTTGAACAATGGGCTGCAGGTAGTGTTAGTGTATCTTTACCAGATCAAGCTGATCAGTTATGACGCCACTAAAGATGAACATGTACCCCTGTACTTTGTTTTTATCAGTATAGCAGTTACCGGCATCCTGTTATGGCAACTGCAGCAACGCGCAAAGGCATCCGGGCAGACATTTGCATTACCGCCTGAGCCGGAAGAAGAAGAAAACGATAATGAGTCAATATTTAAAGATTGA
- a CDS encoding putative signal transducing protein: MEKDWVKVFGSNISFEAEIIKGMLLENEIDAVVVNRQDSSFVQMLPGMDEVYVHNSNEAKAKELIAASQEGKMENNL, from the coding sequence ATGGAAAAAGACTGGGTTAAAGTATTTGGCAGCAATATTTCCTTTGAGGCTGAGATCATAAAAGGAATGCTGCTCGAAAATGAGATCGACGCTGTGGTAGTGAACCGCCAGGATTCATCCTTTGTGCAAATGTTACCGGGTATGGATGAAGTGTACGTACATAATTCCAACGAGGCAAAAGCAAAAGAACTGATTGCAGCAAGCCAGGAAGGGAAGATGGAAAACAATCTGTAG
- a CDS encoding phosphatidate cytidylyltransferase — MKTFITRTITALFFVAIMLGGMLYNEYTFFLLFFLINFFALKEYFKLVRLIDPEYNEISPWHKYGVLVAGCAIMMAFSGPNFSFGELSIGEIGWVTAFIFILVLPLGEILMSKNFTLKFIGYSLLGLLYVTVPLGLLVDIRVGHQAGSLMESISFGLYGVLIPLLLIFFIWINDTMAYIVGSLIGRTPFFPSISPKKTIEGTVGGMVLAIAAAGIYGYFWGNDLLYWPHWIALATIAAIFGSAGDLLESRLKRMAGVKDSGKIMPGHGGFLDRFDSLLVAAPFAWIYVLLFVFK, encoded by the coding sequence ATGAAGACCTTTATCACGCGTACCATTACTGCTTTGTTTTTTGTAGCAATCATGCTGGGAGGCATGTTGTATAACGAGTACACGTTCTTCCTTTTATTTTTCCTGATCAACTTCTTTGCCTTAAAAGAATATTTCAAGCTGGTAAGGCTGATAGATCCGGAATACAACGAAATTTCGCCCTGGCATAAGTATGGTGTGCTGGTGGCAGGTTGCGCCATTATGATGGCTTTCTCAGGACCCAATTTCAGTTTCGGGGAGTTATCCATCGGAGAGATTGGCTGGGTCACGGCCTTTATTTTCATACTGGTGCTTCCGTTGGGAGAGATCCTGATGAGTAAGAACTTCACCCTGAAGTTCATCGGGTATTCCCTTCTTGGCCTGTTATATGTAACCGTTCCGCTGGGATTGCTGGTGGATATCCGTGTAGGGCATCAGGCGGGCTCTCTCATGGAATCAATATCATTTGGCCTATACGGGGTCCTGATCCCCTTACTGCTGATCTTTTTTATCTGGATCAACGATACCATGGCCTACATTGTGGGTTCCCTCATTGGCCGTACCCCTTTTTTCCCTTCCATTTCACCAAAGAAAACAATAGAAGGAACGGTAGGTGGAATGGTACTGGCTATAGCAGCAGCCGGGATCTATGGATATTTCTGGGGGAACGATCTGCTGTACTGGCCTCACTGGATAGCGCTGGCTACTATCGCGGCCATTTTTGGTTCTGCCGGCGACCTGCTGGAATCCCGCCTGAAAAGAATGGCCGGTGTAAAAGATTCCGGTAAAATAATGCCGGGCCACGGAGGTTTCCTGGACCGCTTCGATTCCTTGCTGGTAGCGGCTCCATTTGCATGGATCTACGTACTGCTCTTTGTTTTTAAATAG
- a CDS encoding phosphatidylserine decarboxylase family protein, with the protein MTIHREGTATITLTFVVLALLNGALFYWFPANPALCWTVFGISLILFLFIISFFRIPGRVLNQDEQLVIAPADGRVVVIEETVETEYFKDKRLQVSIFMSPANVHVNRNPISGEVKLSQYHAGKYLVAWHPKSSTENERHTVVIGNGRQEILVRQIAGALARRIVNYLKAGMQVKQNEEMGFIKFGSRVDIYLPVGTKVDVALEQHVKGGQTVIARLG; encoded by the coding sequence ATGACTATTCACCGCGAGGGAACTGCTACCATCACCCTAACCTTTGTTGTACTGGCACTGCTGAACGGCGCTTTATTTTACTGGTTCCCTGCTAATCCTGCTCTTTGCTGGACGGTATTTGGCATCTCCCTGATCTTATTCCTTTTCATTATTTCCTTTTTCCGGATACCCGGCAGGGTATTGAACCAGGATGAACAACTGGTGATCGCTCCGGCAGATGGAAGAGTGGTGGTGATAGAAGAAACTGTTGAAACAGAATACTTTAAAGACAAAAGATTACAGGTTTCCATTTTTATGAGCCCTGCCAATGTGCATGTGAACAGGAACCCTATCAGCGGAGAAGTGAAACTGAGCCAATACCATGCAGGTAAATACCTGGTGGCCTGGCATCCGAAATCTTCCACGGAGAACGAACGCCATACCGTTGTTATCGGCAATGGCCGCCAGGAAATATTGGTTCGCCAGATTGCCGGAGCGCTTGCCCGCAGGATTGTAAATTACCTGAAAGCAGGCATGCAGGTGAAACAGAATGAAGAGATGGGGTTCATCAAATTCGGTTCCCGCGTTGATATTTACTTACCTGTAGGTACAAAAGTGGATGTAGCTTTAGAACAGCATGTAAAAGGTGGCCAGACGGTGATTGCACGGTTGGGTTAA
- a CDS encoding YjjG family noncanonical pyrimidine nucleotidase, with amino-acid sequence MRYKHIFFDLDHTLWDFEANCIETLQELYTEHALEKRGIPSFETFYASYSVINDKLWDRFRKGFITRQDLRTKRFSLTFLDFKIGDDKLSASMGKRFLEILPTKTALFPHAVEVLDYLQQKKYPIHMITNGFEETQLLKMQHSGIQHYFTHIITSETCGSLKPHREIYDFAVNLASTTASDSIMIGDTLDVDILGAQQVGMDQVYFAPNEIVEGVKPTYTIRCLSELKAIL; translated from the coding sequence ATGAGATACAAACATATTTTCTTCGATCTGGACCACACTTTGTGGGATTTCGAAGCCAATTGCATAGAAACGCTACAGGAACTTTATACGGAACATGCGCTGGAAAAAAGAGGAATTCCTTCTTTTGAAACATTTTACGCTTCTTACTCCGTGATCAATGATAAATTGTGGGACCGTTTCCGAAAGGGATTTATCACCCGCCAGGACCTGCGTACCAAACGTTTTTCTTTAACTTTCCTTGATTTCAAGATAGGGGATGATAAGCTGAGTGCTTCTATGGGTAAGCGGTTCCTCGAAATACTACCTACCAAAACTGCGCTATTTCCGCATGCGGTAGAGGTACTGGATTACCTGCAGCAGAAGAAGTATCCCATTCATATGATCACGAATGGTTTTGAGGAAACACAACTCCTGAAGATGCAGCATTCGGGGATACAACATTACTTCACGCATATCATTACATCCGAAACCTGCGGTAGCCTGAAGCCACATCGCGAGATCTATGATTTTGCGGTGAACCTTGCATCTACCACTGCTTCCGATAGTATTATGATCGGGGATACGCTGGATGTGGATATACTGGGAGCGCAGCAGGTGGGGATGGACCAGGTGTATTTTGCGCCGAATGAAATTGTGGAGGGGGTGAAGCCTACTTATACGATCAGGTGTTTGAGTGAGTTGAAGGCAATCTTGTAA
- a CDS encoding SDR family oxidoreductase — protein sequence MYAIITGASKGIGRAVAIKLAAEGFDIAICARNTSALEEAKAAVTAQRQNVKVLAEKVDMSNKAQVLAFGQKVRTFFGSAPAILVNNAGIFVPGAVHEEEDGHLEKMMAVNLYSAYHLTRDLLPGMKEAGKGHIFNLCSTASHKAYPNGGSYSITKFALLGFSQNLREELKPHNVKVTSISPGPTLTASWQGFDGPAGRLMEPEDVAAMIWAAYNLSQQAVVEDILMRPMLGDIE from the coding sequence ATGTATGCAATAATAACCGGGGCCAGTAAAGGAATTGGCAGGGCAGTGGCCATAAAGCTGGCCGCAGAAGGATTTGATATCGCCATTTGTGCACGCAACACTTCCGCATTGGAAGAAGCAAAAGCAGCCGTTACTGCACAACGGCAAAATGTAAAAGTACTGGCAGAAAAGGTGGATATGAGTAATAAAGCGCAGGTACTGGCTTTCGGGCAAAAAGTACGTACGTTCTTTGGAAGCGCACCGGCCATACTCGTGAATAATGCAGGTATTTTTGTTCCCGGCGCCGTACATGAAGAAGAAGACGGGCACCTGGAAAAAATGATGGCCGTAAACCTCTACAGCGCCTACCATCTTACCCGCGATCTCTTGCCAGGGATGAAAGAGGCCGGGAAAGGGCATATCTTCAACCTTTGCTCTACAGCCAGCCATAAAGCATATCCCAATGGCGGATCTTATAGCATTACCAAGTTTGCGCTCCTGGGTTTCTCTCAGAACCTCCGGGAGGAACTGAAGCCCCATAATGTAAAAGTTACCTCTATCAGTCCCGGCCCCACCTTAACAGCTTCCTGGCAAGGATTTGATGGCCCTGCAGGGCGTTTAATGGAACCTGAAGATGTGGCAGCCATGATCTGGGCTGCATATAACCTTAGCCAGCAGGCAGTTGTAGAAGATATACTCATGCGCCCTATGTTGGGAGATATTGAGTGA
- a CDS encoding BatD family protein, whose product MNFNIGLKKYLLTLLVICAATLITVAQTFRFTTAVNTNTIAMDEMVHIQFMLENPVNLSQFTPPQFTGFNVVQGPQQMQGSSYVNGKGTEYIAFSYILQPTKPGSFTIPGGTARVDGKLVKSNPVNIEVVKGGQGAQLPQQQQQPYQRRAFPDNGYENQPGILKKGEDVKEKLRKNLFVRVDVDKTTVYEGEQLTATYKLYTRLPTNSSVTKVPAFKGFSARDIELPNPPQATEEIVNGERYKVFTIRKTLLFPLQSGQLELDPAEVDNQVHLVTMASARKKRGDDPFRDAFGASPFDDPFFDDPFGNPQYEVVPYKIQSPVVKINVKPLPTAGRPASFNGAVGRFTMTAVADKKDLSTDDALTLKVTIAGQGNVNLLNPPPLNIPTAFEKYDPTLSDNIEKNSNPLSGSRIFQYVLMPQEKGEHTLPPVEFSYFDPAANAYKVLQSSAFPLHVIAGKLAKKEKEDFGGKTELGNIRTSGQRWSKHSPFFFGKPLFWILLLLPLLGVAGMAWYRKRENFRQSNVAMLKHKHANKVALKRLELAARYLKEGKDKAFYEETSRATWGYLSHKLKIPMAELSKQVVQDKLGDRLKETTKLQLIELIDRCETALYAPVSSNEHRQDAYQQAVQVISSVEEELKGRAGK is encoded by the coding sequence ATGAACTTCAATATTGGTTTGAAAAAATATCTACTAACGCTGCTTGTAATATGCGCAGCCACACTTATAACTGTCGCGCAGACGTTTCGTTTTACCACAGCTGTGAACACGAATACCATCGCAATGGATGAGATGGTGCATATTCAGTTCATGCTGGAAAACCCTGTTAACCTCAGCCAGTTCACGCCGCCACAATTCACCGGCTTCAATGTGGTACAGGGGCCTCAGCAAATGCAGGGGAGCTCCTATGTGAACGGAAAGGGCACAGAATATATCGCTTTCAGTTACATCCTGCAACCTACCAAACCCGGCTCCTTCACTATTCCCGGAGGTACGGCAAGGGTAGACGGCAAACTGGTGAAAAGTAACCCGGTGAATATTGAAGTAGTGAAAGGAGGGCAGGGCGCACAGTTACCTCAGCAGCAACAACAGCCTTATCAACGGAGAGCATTCCCGGATAACGGATATGAAAATCAACCGGGCATTTTAAAGAAAGGAGAAGATGTAAAAGAGAAACTGCGTAAGAACCTTTTTGTGCGGGTTGATGTAGATAAAACTACTGTATACGAAGGAGAACAATTAACGGCTACTTATAAACTCTACACCCGCCTCCCCACGAATTCAAGCGTAACCAAAGTACCGGCATTCAAAGGGTTTTCAGCCAGGGATATTGAACTGCCCAATCCTCCGCAGGCAACAGAAGAGATCGTGAATGGCGAACGGTACAAAGTATTCACCATCCGCAAAACATTATTATTCCCTTTACAATCCGGCCAGCTGGAACTGGATCCCGCAGAAGTGGATAACCAGGTACATCTTGTAACCATGGCGAGCGCGAGAAAGAAAAGGGGCGATGATCCTTTCAGGGATGCATTCGGTGCAAGCCCATTTGATGATCCGTTCTTTGACGATCCCTTCGGCAATCCGCAATACGAAGTAGTGCCGTATAAAATTCAAAGCCCGGTAGTGAAGATCAATGTGAAACCATTACCCACCGCAGGGCGCCCGGCCAGTTTCAACGGAGCCGTAGGGCGTTTCACCATGACGGCCGTAGCCGATAAAAAAGACCTCAGCACAGATGATGCGCTCACACTGAAGGTAACCATTGCAGGGCAGGGAAATGTGAACCTTCTGAATCCGCCGCCTTTAAACATCCCGACTGCATTCGAGAAATATGATCCCACACTGTCTGATAATATTGAAAAGAACAGTAACCCGCTCAGCGGTTCAAGGATCTTCCAGTATGTATTAATGCCGCAGGAAAAAGGAGAGCACACCTTACCGCCGGTAGAGTTCTCGTATTTTGATCCTGCTGCCAATGCCTATAAAGTATTACAGTCTTCCGCCTTCCCTTTACATGTGATAGCAGGTAAACTGGCAAAGAAAGAAAAAGAAGACTTCGGCGGCAAAACGGAACTGGGTAATATCCGCACTTCCGGTCAGCGCTGGAGTAAACACAGCCCCTTCTTCTTTGGTAAACCCCTTTTCTGGATCCTGTTATTATTACCTTTACTGGGAGTTGCAGGAATGGCCTGGTACCGCAAACGCGAAAACTTCAGGCAGAGCAATGTGGCCATGTTAAAACATAAACATGCCAACAAAGTAGCCCTGAAACGCCTGGAGCTGGCTGCACGTTATCTGAAAGAGGGAAAAGACAAAGCGTTCTATGAAGAAACATCCCGCGCTACCTGGGGTTATCTCAGCCATAAATTAAAGATCCCGATGGCGGAATTGAGCAAACAGGTGGTACAGGATAAACTGGGTGACCGGCTGAAAGAAACCACCAAATTACAATTGATAGAACTGATAGATAGATGCGAAACGGCGCTGTATGCACCCGTGAGCAGTAATGAACATCGCCAGGATGCTTACCAGCAGGCTGTGCAGGTGATCAGTTCCGTTGAAGAAGAATTAAAAGGAAGGGCCGGAAAATAA
- a CDS encoding SH3 domain-containing protein, with the protein MMRAFVNPLLYILLFLSTALFAQVPALFTEANKLYEQKKYAEAADKYQQLIDSGYQVADLYYNAGNAYYKSNQTGMAVYSFEKALSLKPGDEQIEQNLVLANQQVGNNLESLPLLFFEKWWLQLQVMHTSAGWATGSIVFCWILAALAIVYFFLPNMKRPVFRWGMLVAGILFIGYFSMAIWMQNKAYNSGSAVVMKNGKVKAAPDEGSKDLFEIKEGIKIKVLDSTKDFSKVQLSDGKTGWIAVKDIRNL; encoded by the coding sequence ATGATGCGTGCATTCGTAAATCCCCTGTTATACATCTTACTATTCTTAAGTACTGCGCTATTTGCGCAGGTCCCTGCGCTGTTCACAGAAGCCAACAAGCTCTATGAGCAGAAGAAGTATGCAGAAGCGGCTGATAAATACCAGCAACTGATAGACTCTGGTTACCAGGTGGCAGACCTTTACTATAATGCAGGGAATGCTTATTATAAAAGTAACCAGACCGGCATGGCTGTATATAGTTTTGAAAAAGCCCTCAGTCTTAAACCGGGAGATGAACAAATAGAACAGAACCTGGTGCTGGCCAATCAGCAGGTAGGGAATAACCTGGAATCATTACCCCTTCTCTTCTTTGAAAAATGGTGGCTGCAATTGCAGGTAATGCATACCTCCGCAGGGTGGGCTACCGGCAGCATTGTGTTTTGCTGGATCCTGGCTGCGCTGGCCATCGTTTATTTTTTCCTGCCGAATATGAAACGCCCTGTTTTTCGTTGGGGTATGCTCGTGGCAGGGATCCTGTTCATTGGATATTTCAGCATGGCCATCTGGATGCAGAATAAGGCCTATAACAGCGGAAGTGCTGTTGTGATGAAGAATGGCAAAGTGAAAGCCGCGCCGGATGAAGGAAGTAAAGACCTCTTCGAAATAAAGGAAGGGATCAAAATAAAGGTACTGGATAGCACAAAGGATTTTTCCAAAGTGCAACTGTCTGATGGTAAAACCGGTTGGATAGCTGTGAAGGATATCCGCAACCTATAA
- a CDS encoding LytR/AlgR family response regulator transcription factor → MHAVIIDDEKHCRDVLQMLLERHCPDVTIDALCGDPEEALKVIERLQPQLVFLDVEMPGMNGFELLESCARRSFSVIFTTAYDQYAIKAIRHSALDFLLKPIDKDELVQSVQKALTQTTNSATKVDALLQFLHQHVQPNERLALPTEDGLRMIPIKDITYCESAGGYTKVFMAQQGIPTLICRSLKEVEEALREKGFFRVHNSYLINLSYMHKYIKGDGGEIIMTDGKNIPVSRNRKQDFLTRIERL, encoded by the coding sequence ATGCACGCCGTTATTATAGATGATGAGAAACATTGCCGCGATGTGCTGCAAATGCTATTAGAACGCCATTGTCCGGATGTAACGATAGACGCCCTTTGCGGGGATCCGGAAGAAGCTTTGAAAGTGATTGAAAGATTACAACCCCAGCTTGTTTTCCTGGATGTGGAAATGCCCGGCATGAATGGGTTCGAACTCCTGGAATCCTGCGCCCGCCGCAGCTTTTCTGTGATATTCACCACTGCTTACGATCAATATGCCATCAAAGCTATCCGGCATAGTGCCCTGGATTTTTTATTAAAGCCTATCGATAAAGATGAGCTGGTGCAAAGCGTGCAAAAGGCACTTACACAAACTACTAATTCCGCTACCAAAGTAGATGCCCTGCTGCAATTCCTGCATCAGCATGTGCAGCCCAACGAAAGGCTGGCCCTGCCTACGGAAGATGGCTTACGCATGATCCCCATAAAGGATATCACCTATTGCGAATCTGCCGGCGGTTATACGAAAGTGTTCATGGCACAGCAGGGTATACCTACGCTCATTTGCAGATCGTTGAAGGAAGTGGAAGAAGCTTTGAGGGAAAAAGGGTTCTTCAGGGTGCATAACAGTTATCTCATCAACCTCTCTTATATGCACAAGTACATCAAGGGAGATGGCGGCGAGATCATTATGACGGATGGAAAGAACATTCCCGTTTCACGGAACCGCAAACAGGATTTTTTGACGCGGATAGAAAGGTTATAG